From the Streptomyces sp. Tu 2975 genome, one window contains:
- a CDS encoding methyltransferase domain-containing protein, whose protein sequence is MPQERAVYTHGHHESVLRSHTWRTAANSAAYLLGELRSGAEVLDVGCGPGTITADLAERVAPGRVTAVDAAEGVLEQARAHAGQRGLDDVRFAVADVHALDFPDDSFDVVHAHQVLQHVGDPVQALREMRRVCRPGGIVAARDSDYDAFAWYPRLPALDEWLQLYRRVARANGGEPDAGRRLLSWARAAGFTDITPSAAAWCFATPADRTWWSGLWADRTVASVYAELAVEGGHTTHEQLRTIADAWRTWGDHDDAWFMVPHGEVLCRV, encoded by the coding sequence ATGCCGCAGGAGAGAGCCGTCTACACGCACGGGCACCACGAGTCCGTGCTGCGCTCGCACACCTGGCGCACGGCGGCCAATTCGGCCGCCTACCTCCTCGGTGAACTCCGATCAGGGGCAGAAGTGCTGGACGTGGGCTGCGGGCCCGGCACCATCACCGCCGACCTCGCGGAGCGGGTCGCGCCGGGGCGGGTCACGGCGGTGGACGCGGCGGAGGGCGTGCTCGAGCAGGCACGGGCGCACGCGGGGCAACGCGGCCTGGACGACGTGCGGTTCGCGGTCGCCGACGTCCACGCGCTGGACTTCCCCGACGACTCCTTCGACGTGGTCCACGCCCACCAGGTGCTTCAACACGTCGGTGACCCGGTGCAGGCACTGCGCGAGATGCGGCGGGTGTGCCGGCCGGGCGGGATCGTCGCGGCGCGCGACAGCGACTACGACGCGTTCGCGTGGTATCCCCGGCTCCCCGCCCTGGACGAATGGCTCCAGCTGTACCGGCGCGTGGCCCGCGCCAACGGCGGCGAGCCCGACGCCGGCCGCAGACTGCTCTCGTGGGCCCGCGCCGCCGGCTTCACCGACATCACCCCCAGCGCGGCGGCATGGTGCTTCGCCACACCGGCCGATCGCACATGGTGGAGCGGCCTGTGGGCCGATCGCACGGTCGCGTCGGTGTACGCGGAGCTCGCAGTGGAGGGCGGGCACACCACGCACGAGCAGCTGCGGACGATCGCCGACGCGTGGCGCACCTGGGGCGACCACGACGACGCATGGTTCATGGTCCCGCACGGCGAGGTGCTCTGCCGGGTGTGA
- a CDS encoding phage holin family protein, with product MGEGRWRRAGSAVVRVAVVWAVSTLTMLALAGLLPDFRLQSDDGDSATRTAVTAASGAGAFGLLTGLVWPVVVRALLLVPALVLGLLVFFLNGSLLLIALWIVPDGRGTADPETAVVVAAVMSAVASATSTALAVRDDNAYRRRLYRLAHRRGRGNASQGRPSPPGTVFLQLDGVGYAVLRRAAETGVMPTVAGWVGATHRLTPWRTDWSSQTGASQLGILHGSNHDVPAFRWYEKDTRRIVVSNRPASAGELQRRAIELTGDGGLLTVDGASRGNLFSGGADQLALVLSMAARRGRANRSRAGYFAYFSDPANAVRTALSFVAEVCREIGQSTRARLRGDTPRVGRGGLYPFIRAFATVVERDVVVAAVVGDMLAGRRVVYADLVAYDEVAHHSGPHSGDAFAVLERLDRSLALIAKVAEHAPRAYRIVLLSDHGQSPGDTFEGAYGLTLKDLVRAGCGLPVPRRAERSKSGAEARDAARDALRTALHRQPAGDGEERPASGSDPIVLASGNLALISFPDVPYRMSQEEIRRRHPALLPTLANHPGIGFLLVRSEVYGSVVLGADGTEVPVDALKDDDGPLAGFGPGAADAVRRTDSFPHVADIMVNSMHDPRTGVVHAFEEQIGSHGGLGGEQSQAFLLSPFELSPPVPPGVDLIGAEQVHRVLRRWLREGEGPQIPVGPVKVSRPEGETEEEIPVDGGVAPDKNG from the coding sequence GTGGGCGAAGGGCGGTGGCGCAGGGCCGGCAGCGCCGTCGTGCGTGTGGCCGTCGTCTGGGCGGTCTCGACGCTGACGATGCTGGCGCTGGCCGGACTGCTGCCGGACTTCCGGCTCCAGTCCGACGACGGCGACAGTGCCACCCGGACCGCGGTCACCGCGGCCTCGGGTGCGGGCGCGTTCGGTCTTCTCACGGGTCTCGTCTGGCCCGTGGTGGTGCGGGCCCTGCTGCTCGTACCCGCCCTGGTGCTGGGCCTGCTGGTGTTCTTCCTCAACGGCTCGCTGCTGCTGATCGCCCTGTGGATCGTTCCCGACGGACGCGGCACGGCCGATCCGGAGACGGCGGTGGTGGTCGCGGCCGTGATGTCGGCGGTCGCCTCCGCGACCTCCACGGCGCTCGCCGTCCGCGACGACAACGCCTACCGGCGAAGGCTGTACCGGCTCGCCCACCGCCGTGGGCGCGGCAACGCCTCGCAGGGCCGACCGAGCCCCCCGGGCACGGTCTTCCTGCAGCTCGACGGCGTCGGCTACGCGGTGCTGCGCCGCGCGGCGGAGACCGGTGTGATGCCGACCGTGGCGGGCTGGGTGGGCGCCACGCACCGGCTCACGCCCTGGCGCACCGACTGGTCGAGCCAGACCGGTGCGAGCCAGCTCGGCATCCTGCACGGCTCGAACCACGACGTGCCCGCCTTCCGCTGGTACGAGAAGGACACCCGCCGGATCGTGGTGAGCAACCGTCCGGCGAGTGCCGGGGAGCTCCAGCGGCGGGCGATCGAGCTGACCGGCGACGGCGGGCTGCTGACGGTGGACGGCGCGAGCCGTGGCAACCTGTTCAGCGGTGGCGCGGACCAGCTCGCCCTGGTGCTGTCGATGGCGGCACGGCGCGGCAGGGCGAACCGTTCCCGCGCGGGCTACTTCGCGTACTTCTCCGATCCGGCCAACGCGGTGCGCACCGCGTTGTCCTTCGTCGCGGAGGTCTGCCGTGAGATCGGCCAGTCGACCAGGGCCCGGCTCCGCGGGGACACGCCACGCGTCGGGCGTGGCGGTCTGTATCCCTTCATCCGAGCCTTCGCCACGGTCGTCGAGCGGGATGTGGTGGTCGCCGCCGTGGTGGGGGACATGCTCGCCGGGCGGAGGGTGGTCTATGCCGATCTCGTCGCCTACGACGAGGTGGCCCACCACTCCGGGCCGCACAGCGGGGACGCCTTCGCGGTGCTGGAGCGGCTGGACCGTTCCCTCGCACTGATCGCCAAGGTCGCGGAGCACGCGCCGCGTGCCTACCGGATCGTGCTGCTCTCCGACCACGGCCAGAGTCCGGGCGACACCTTCGAGGGCGCGTACGGGCTGACGCTGAAGGATCTGGTGCGGGCGGGCTGCGGGCTGCCGGTGCCGCGGCGGGCCGAGCGGTCCAAGAGCGGTGCGGAGGCCCGCGACGCGGCGCGCGACGCGCTGCGGACCGCGCTGCACCGGCAGCCGGCCGGTGACGGTGAGGAACGTCCGGCGTCGGGCTCCGACCCGATCGTGCTCGCCTCGGGGAACCTGGCCCTGATCTCGTTCCCCGACGTGCCGTACCGCATGAGCCAGGAGGAGATCCGGCGCCGCCACCCGGCGCTGCTGCCGACCCTCGCCAACCATCCGGGCATCGGTTTCCTGCTGGTGCGCAGTGAGGTGTACGGCTCCGTGGTGCTCGGCGCGGACGGCACGGAGGTGCCCGTCGACGCGCTGAAGGACGACGACGGACCGCTGGCCGGTTTCGGGCCCGGCGCGGCCGACGCCGTGCGCCGCACCGACTCGTTCCCGCACGTCGCGGACATCATGGTCAACTCGATGCACGATCCGAGGACGGGTGTGGTGCACGCCTTCGAGGAGCAGATCGGGTCGCACGGAGGGCTCGGCGGGGAGCAGTCGCAGGCGTTTCTGCTGTCGCCGTTCGAACTGTCCCCGCCGGTCCCCCCGGGCGTCGATCTGATCGGAGCGGAACAGGTGCACCGGGTGCTGCGCCGCTGGCTGCGGGAGGGGGAAGGGCCGCAGATCCCGGTCGGGCCGGTGAAGGTTTCCCGGCCGGAAGGCGAAACGGAAGAAGAAATTCCGGTTGATGGTGGAGTCGCGCCGGACAAAAACGGGTGA
- a CDS encoding protein-tyrosine phosphatase family protein encodes MTETWPSDGDGILRLPSGRLVRGRGLRRPLPDGARLEFGVYLLGRRPPATDWEGSWIRWPDFRLPADPAQARGLLEQAWARAATERVEIACGGGRGRTGTALACLAVLDGVPAEDAVAYVREHYHRGAVETPWQRRYVLRF; translated from the coding sequence GTGACAGAGACATGGCCATCCGACGGTGACGGGATCTTGCGGCTGCCCAGTGGCCGGCTGGTACGCGGCAGGGGCCTGCGCAGGCCCCTGCCGGACGGTGCCCGCCTGGAGTTCGGCGTCTATCTGCTGGGTCGTCGGCCGCCCGCGACCGACTGGGAGGGGAGCTGGATCCGCTGGCCCGACTTCCGGCTGCCGGCCGACCCGGCGCAGGCGCGCGGACTGCTGGAACAGGCATGGGCCCGCGCCGCGACGGAACGGGTCGAGATCGCGTGCGGCGGGGGCCGTGGCCGAACGGGCACCGCACTCGCCTGCCTTGCGGTCCTGGACGGCGTCCCGGCCGAGGACGCCGTCGCGTACGTACGCGAGCACTACCACCGGGGCGCCGTGGAGACGCCCTGGCAACGGCGGTACGTCCTGCGCTTCTGA
- a CDS encoding VTT domain-containing protein: MRTQLAEAFGQLSELVRQLPPESTQQAVGYPSLFLLVVLGALVPVVPTGAVVSSAAVVAFHQMAPLALLYVFLLASAAAFLGDVTLYWLGRRGFRSRNGSRWLAALRNRAAPDRLEQAQRKLDEHGVTVLVLSRLVPAGRIPIMLACLLARMPLRRFVRGDVPACLAWAATYGLIGIVGGSLFAEPWQGVVAAVTLTLVVGAAPAVWRRLRTAYGSGSRPA; encoded by the coding sequence GTGAGGACCCAGCTCGCCGAGGCGTTCGGCCAGTTGTCGGAGCTCGTGCGGCAGCTGCCCCCCGAGTCGACCCAGCAGGCCGTGGGTTACCCCTCGCTTTTCCTGCTGGTGGTGCTCGGCGCGCTGGTCCCGGTCGTGCCGACCGGAGCTGTGGTCTCCTCCGCCGCCGTGGTGGCCTTCCACCAGATGGCGCCGCTCGCCCTGCTGTACGTCTTCCTCCTCGCCTCCGCGGCCGCGTTCCTGGGTGATGTCACCCTGTACTGGCTCGGACGGCGCGGGTTCCGCTCGAGGAACGGTTCACGCTGGCTGGCCGCCCTGCGCAACCGCGCCGCGCCGGACCGGTTGGAGCAGGCACAGCGCAAGCTCGACGAGCACGGTGTGACGGTGCTGGTGCTCTCGCGGCTGGTGCCCGCCGGACGCATACCGATCATGCTGGCGTGCCTGCTGGCCAGGATGCCGCTGCGCCGGTTCGTACGCGGCGACGTCCCGGCCTGCCTGGCGTGGGCCGCGACCTACGGGCTGATCGGCATCGTGGGCGGTTCGCTGTTCGCCGAGCCGTGGCAGGGAGTCGTCGCCGCGGTCACGCTGACGCTGGTGGTCGGCGCGGCGCCGGCCGTCTGGCGCAGACTGCGGACGGCGTACGGCTCCGGCAGCCGGCCCGCCTGA
- a CDS encoding amino acid permease, which translates to MTTRAPQNRHARRFGLPVATALVMGNIIGGGIFLLPASVAPFGTISLVAFVVLTAGAIALALVFGRLAERHPRTGGPYVYAREAFGDFAGFLAAWSYWITTWVSNAALAVAAVGYLDVLIPVRHSTVATIAAALVLQWLPALANLAGTRYVGAVQLVSTVLKFVPLLLVAVGGLFFFDTDNLGPFQAGDHSAAGAVSASAAILLFSYLGVESAAVSAGEVKNPARNVGRATILGTAAAAGIYLLGTLSVFGTVPHEELVGSTAPFSDAVDSMFGGSWGGTVVALAALVSMVGALNGWTLLSAQTPYAAAKDGLFPQVFATKRRGVPTVGVLVTVVLASLLTVYNYTAGSQRVFEILVLVTTFTATVPYLLATAAQIYYLLSGRPDRVDRRRLVRDAVLAAAAFGFSMWLVAGSGYAAVYQGALFLFAGVLVYACMSARRTRAAGTEESGTCAQSYSTSSVDSP; encoded by the coding sequence ATGACCACCCGAGCACCACAGAACAGGCATGCCCGCAGGTTCGGGCTGCCCGTCGCCACGGCCCTGGTCATGGGCAACATCATCGGCGGCGGCATCTTCCTGCTCCCCGCGTCCGTCGCCCCGTTCGGCACCATCAGCCTGGTCGCGTTCGTGGTCCTCACCGCCGGAGCGATCGCGCTCGCCCTCGTCTTCGGCCGGCTCGCGGAGCGGCACCCCAGGACCGGCGGCCCGTACGTCTACGCCCGCGAGGCGTTCGGCGACTTCGCCGGCTTCCTCGCCGCCTGGTCGTACTGGATCACCACCTGGGTCTCCAACGCGGCCCTCGCCGTCGCCGCCGTGGGCTACCTCGACGTGCTGATACCCGTCCGGCACTCCACGGTGGCCACCATCGCCGCCGCGCTGGTCCTGCAGTGGCTGCCCGCGCTCGCCAACCTGGCGGGCACCCGCTACGTCGGCGCCGTCCAGCTCGTCTCCACCGTGCTGAAGTTCGTGCCACTGCTGCTCGTGGCCGTCGGCGGGCTGTTCTTCTTCGACACCGACAACCTCGGCCCCTTCCAGGCCGGTGACCACAGCGCGGCCGGAGCGGTCTCCGCGTCGGCCGCCATCCTGCTCTTCAGCTACCTGGGCGTCGAGTCCGCCGCGGTCAGCGCCGGCGAGGTCAAGAACCCCGCGCGGAACGTCGGCCGGGCCACGATCCTCGGCACCGCCGCGGCCGCCGGCATCTACCTTCTCGGCACCCTCTCCGTCTTCGGCACCGTCCCCCACGAGGAGCTGGTCGGCTCGACCGCGCCCTTCAGCGACGCGGTCGACTCCATGTTCGGCGGCAGCTGGGGAGGCACGGTCGTCGCCCTGGCAGCCCTCGTCTCCATGGTCGGCGCCCTCAACGGCTGGACCCTGCTCAGCGCCCAGACCCCGTACGCGGCGGCGAAGGACGGCCTGTTCCCGCAGGTGTTCGCCACCAAGCGGCGCGGTGTGCCGACCGTCGGCGTCCTCGTCACCGTCGTCCTCGCGTCGCTGCTGACCGTCTACAACTACACCGCGGGATCCCAGCGGGTGTTCGAGATCCTGGTCCTCGTCACGACCTTCACCGCCACCGTGCCCTACCTGCTGGCCACCGCCGCCCAGATCTACTACCTGCTGTCCGGCCGGCCGGACCGTGTGGACCGGCGGCGCCTCGTGCGCGACGCGGTCCTCGCCGCCGCGGCCTTCGGGTTCTCCATGTGGCTGGTCGCCGGCTCCGGCTACGCGGCCGTCTACCAGGGGGCGTTGTTCCTCTTCGCCGGGGTGCTGGTGTACGCCTGTATGTCGGCCCGCAGGACCAGGGCCGCAGGAACCGAGGAGAGTGGCACGTGCGCGCAGTCGTATTCGACGAGTTCGGTGGACAGCCCGTAG
- a CDS encoding SMI1/KNR4 family protein, with protein sequence MWRDVARQAFPEAEFSEPVDAALVAAAEQRLSCSLPSELGRLLLETDGIVGHYGVETVWPLERIVEDNLRFWSDGALADLYMPFDALLFFGDNGGGDQFAFVRRPSRADIFVWEHEDDSRRWVARDLRDYLGRSLADEGDGWYR encoded by the coding sequence ATGTGGAGAGACGTCGCAAGGCAGGCATTCCCTGAGGCCGAGTTCAGCGAGCCGGTCGACGCGGCCCTGGTGGCTGCCGCGGAGCAACGGCTCAGCTGCTCGCTGCCGTCCGAACTGGGGCGTCTGCTGCTGGAGACCGACGGCATCGTGGGGCACTACGGGGTGGAGACGGTCTGGCCCCTGGAGCGGATCGTCGAGGACAACCTCCGCTTCTGGTCGGACGGCGCGCTTGCCGACCTGTACATGCCGTTCGACGCGCTGCTCTTCTTCGGTGACAACGGGGGCGGCGACCAGTTCGCCTTCGTCCGGAGGCCCTCGCGAGCCGACATCTTCGTGTGGGAACACGAGGACGACAGCCGTCGCTGGGTCGCCCGGGACCTGCGGGACTACCTCGGCCGGTCTCTCGCGGACGAGGGGGACGGCTGGTACCGGTAG
- a CDS encoding DNA alkylation repair protein — MPHVTDRRTAVAETTLAEVMAELAALEDPKARAVNERHGDDHGVNLSKLRALAKRLKTQQELACRLWETGDTAARLLALLICRPKAFGRDELDVMLREARTPKVHDWLVNYVVKKNPHSEELRTAWSADPDPVVASAGWALTTERVAKRPDGLDLPGLLDVIEAEMQDAPDRLQWAMNHCLAQIGIEHAEHRARALDIGERLEVLKDYPTSPGCTSPFAPIWITEMVRRQQEKTVA, encoded by the coding sequence ATGCCGCACGTGACGGACAGGAGGACTGCGGTGGCCGAGACGACGCTCGCCGAGGTGATGGCCGAGCTGGCCGCGCTCGAGGACCCGAAGGCACGCGCGGTGAACGAGCGACACGGGGACGATCACGGCGTGAACCTCAGCAAGCTGCGCGCCCTCGCGAAGCGGCTGAAGACGCAGCAGGAACTCGCGTGCCGGCTCTGGGAGACGGGCGACACCGCGGCGAGGCTGCTGGCGCTCCTGATCTGCCGCCCGAAGGCGTTCGGGCGTGACGAGTTGGACGTCATGCTGCGTGAGGCGCGGACGCCCAAGGTGCACGACTGGCTCGTGAACTACGTGGTGAAGAAGAACCCGCACTCCGAAGAGCTGCGTACGGCCTGGTCCGCCGATCCGGACCCGGTGGTGGCGAGTGCCGGCTGGGCGCTGACGACCGAACGCGTGGCGAAGAGGCCCGACGGCCTCGACCTCCCCGGACTGCTGGACGTCATCGAGGCGGAGATGCAGGACGCCCCGGACCGCCTGCAGTGGGCGATGAACCACTGCCTGGCCCAGATCGGGATCGAGCACGCCGAGCACCGCGCCCGCGCCCTCGACATCGGTGAGCGCCTGGAGGTGCTCAAGGACTACCCGACGTCCCCTGGCTGCACGTCCCCGTTCGCGCCCATCTGGATCACCGAGATGGTGCGCCGGCAGCAGGAGAAGACGGTGGCTTGA
- a CDS encoding VOC family protein, producing the protein MEILGTTLRICVDDLEASATFYERLTGAPPLRFERGGVSVAAVGCFLLMSGPEAELEILRKVSATIAVKDVDEAYATLTGIGARVLAGPVETPVGRNLIAVHPDGSVFEYVDRKPAA; encoded by the coding sequence ATGGAGATCCTCGGAACCACGCTCCGCATCTGCGTCGACGACCTGGAAGCCTCCGCCACGTTCTACGAACGCCTCACCGGCGCCCCGCCGCTCCGGTTCGAACGCGGCGGGGTCTCCGTGGCGGCCGTCGGCTGCTTCCTGCTGATGAGCGGCCCGGAGGCGGAACTGGAGATCCTGCGGAAGGTGTCGGCGACGATCGCCGTGAAGGACGTGGACGAGGCGTACGCCACCCTCACCGGCATCGGCGCACGGGTGCTCGCCGGCCCGGTGGAGACCCCCGTAGGCCGCAATCTGATCGCCGTCCATCCCGACGGCTCGGTCTTCGAGTACGTCGACCGCAAGCCGGCAGCCTGA
- a CDS encoding MBL fold metallo-hydrolase has protein sequence MPVEVTWWGHATCTIEDSGVRVLTDPLFVRRLAHLRRRRGELPPAQAADADAVLVSHLHSDHLHLASLARLAPGTRLIVPRGAARSVPRLGRLVRTAALRITEVGPGDEVRVGEVLVRAVPAMHDGRRLPLGPHRSPALGFVVSGESHTYFAGDTGLFDSMADEVGPVDVALLPVGGWGPFLGHGHLDAGRAAQAAAALAPRAAVPVHYGTYWPIGMDGIRPHEFYAPGDEFARKAALLAPKVTVHRLGHCERIRPEGTR, from the coding sequence GTGCCGGTGGAGGTCACCTGGTGGGGTCATGCCACCTGCACGATCGAGGACTCCGGGGTCAGGGTGCTGACCGACCCTCTGTTCGTGCGGCGGCTGGCCCATCTGCGCCGACGCCGCGGCGAACTTCCGCCGGCGCAGGCCGCCGACGCGGACGCGGTCCTCGTCTCCCATCTGCACTCCGACCATCTGCACCTCGCGTCGCTCGCCCGCCTGGCGCCCGGCACGCGCCTGATCGTGCCGCGCGGTGCGGCCCGTTCCGTGCCGCGGCTCGGCCGGCTCGTCCGCACGGCCGCCCTGCGGATCACCGAGGTCGGGCCGGGCGACGAGGTGCGGGTGGGCGAGGTTCTCGTACGGGCCGTACCGGCGATGCACGACGGGCGTCGGCTGCCGCTCGGGCCGCACCGCTCACCGGCGCTCGGCTTCGTCGTCAGCGGCGAGTCGCACACGTATTTCGCGGGTGACACCGGCCTGTTCGACTCGATGGCGGACGAGGTCGGCCCCGTCGACGTGGCACTGCTCCCGGTCGGCGGCTGGGGCCCGTTTCTCGGCCACGGTCATCTGGACGCCGGCCGTGCGGCGCAGGCCGCGGCCGCGCTCGCGCCGCGGGCCGCCGTGCCCGTCCACTACGGCACGTACTGGCCGATCGGGATGGACGGCATCCGGCCGCACGAGTTCTACGCGCCCGGGGACGAGTTCGCGCGCAAGGCGGCGCTGCTGGCCCCGAAGGTGACGGTGCACCGCCTCGGACACTGCGAGCGGATCCGGCCGGAGGGAACGCGGTGA
- a CDS encoding aminotransferase class I/II-fold pyridoxal phosphate-dependent enzyme, with protein sequence MTEIDREGHGPVRYGPPAPDGGLPVLPELSAVLAAAADAAEGEPPGGGPTLREAACGYWSRRGLRSRPGEVVAASGAQSLLFALLGAYDGDVLMPRPCPAWWTPQVRLLGRPAYHVPVPAECGGVPDPVALLETVRRVRLEGGRPRLLLLSVADDPTATVTPPEMLSEVCEAAVGEGLHIISDETWRDTVHEPHETMLVSPAEMYAEQVTVMSDLAGALLPSSWPVSVARFPQGEQGAARRARTLDILTALGAVVPAPVAAAAAHALDEPPEITERASEAVALHARTAAAVHRTVVEAGAVSRPPQAGRHLYADLGPLRGRLGELGVSDSMELEEQLTERLGMPVPGGHRFGDELGALHVRLDTAPFLGATAEQRLESLASTEPLELPHVAQALEHLRSVFDGLR encoded by the coding sequence ATGACGGAAATCGATCGCGAGGGCCACGGCCCCGTCCGCTACGGGCCGCCCGCCCCCGACGGGGGGCTTCCCGTGCTGCCCGAGCTGAGTGCCGTCCTGGCCGCCGCCGCGGACGCGGCGGAGGGCGAGCCGCCGGGCGGCGGGCCGACGCTGCGGGAGGCGGCCTGCGGATACTGGTCGCGGCGCGGACTGCGCAGCCGCCCCGGCGAGGTCGTCGCCGCGTCCGGCGCGCAGTCCTTGCTGTTCGCGCTGCTCGGCGCGTACGACGGCGACGTACTGATGCCCCGTCCGTGCCCTGCCTGGTGGACCCCGCAGGTGCGGCTGCTCGGTCGCCCCGCCTACCACGTGCCCGTCCCCGCGGAGTGCGGCGGAGTGCCGGACCCGGTCGCGCTGCTCGAGACCGTGCGCAGGGTGCGGCTGGAAGGCGGCCGGCCCCGGCTGCTCCTGCTGTCCGTCGCCGACGATCCGACCGCCACCGTCACCCCGCCGGAGATGCTCAGTGAGGTGTGCGAGGCGGCGGTCGGTGAAGGTCTGCACATCATCAGCGACGAGACCTGGCGCGACACCGTGCACGAGCCGCACGAGACGATGCTGGTCAGCCCCGCCGAGATGTACGCGGAGCAGGTGACGGTCATGAGCGACCTGGCCGGAGCGCTCCTTCCGTCGTCCTGGCCGGTCTCCGTCGCCCGCTTCCCGCAGGGGGAGCAGGGCGCCGCCCGGCGGGCCAGGACCCTCGACATCCTCACCGCCCTCGGCGCCGTCGTCCCCGCTCCGGTCGCCGCCGCCGCGGCGCACGCGCTCGACGAGCCCCCGGAGATCACCGAGCGGGCGTCGGAAGCGGTCGCGCTGCACGCGCGGACGGCGGCCGCCGTGCACCGCACTGTGGTGGAGGCCGGTGCTGTCTCCCGGCCCCCGCAGGCGGGCCGGCATCTCTACGCCGACCTGGGGCCGCTGCGCGGCCGCCTCGGGGAGCTGGGCGTCAGCGACTCCATGGAGCTGGAGGAGCAGCTGACCGAGCGCCTCGGCATGCCGGTGCCCGGCGGCCACCGGTTCGGCGACGAACTGGGTGCCCTGCACGTCAGACTGGACACCGCGCCGTTCCTGGGTGCCACCGCCGAGCAGCGGCTCGAGTCGCTCGCCTCCACGGAGCCGCTGGAACTGCCGCATGTCGCCCAGGCGTTGGAGCATCTGCGTTCGGTCTTCGACGGCCTCCGCTGA
- a CDS encoding SsgA family sporulation/cell division regulator — protein sequence MSSTIEQSVRARLISDAPHSLAVPVVLRYCDADPFAVRMVFPPEACLNDTGVTWTFARSLLDAGLRAPTGDGDVHVWPCGRVQTMIELRSPEGVALLQLDTAGLRRFLVRSYAAVPAGNEAAALDIERALAALLGNARG from the coding sequence ATGTCATCGACCATCGAGCAATCCGTCCGGGCCCGTCTCATCAGCGATGCGCCCCACTCCCTGGCCGTGCCGGTGGTTCTGCGCTACTGCGACGCCGACCCGTTCGCCGTCCGCATGGTCTTCCCCCCGGAGGCCTGCCTGAACGACACCGGCGTGACCTGGACCTTCGCCCGCAGCCTGCTCGACGCCGGACTGCGCGCACCGACCGGCGACGGCGATGTGCACGTCTGGCCCTGCGGACGCGTGCAGACCATGATCGAACTGCGCTCGCCGGAGGGCGTCGCGCTGCTCCAGCTGGACACGGCCGGCCTGCGCCGGTTCCTCGTCCGCTCGTACGCGGCCGTACCGGCCGGAAACGAGGCGGCGGCGCTGGACATCGAACGGGCCCTCGCAGCGCTGCTGGGCAACGCCCGGGGCTGA
- a CDS encoding zinc-dependent alcohol dehydrogenase family protein, with translation MRAVVFDEFGGQPVVREVPDPEPSPDGVVVRVGATGLCRSDWHGWMGHDEGIATPHVPGHELAGVVHSVGRDVVRWSPGDRVTVPFICACGRCAACADGNQQVCERQEQPGFTHWGSFAEYVPLRHADTNLVALPETMSFTTAASLGCRFATAFRAVAGQGRVRPGEWVAVHGCGGVGLSAVMIAAACGARVVAVDVSPGALEMARTFGAEVCLDASAPAGGEVGAALRDLTGGGAHLSLDALGAPVTCVNSVQSLRRQGRHVQVGLLPSGVGLPMDRVVALELEILGSHGMAAHAYPEMMAMVASGALRPDLLVTKEIGLDAAPDALTALGTASGTGVTVIVPGA, from the coding sequence GTGCGCGCAGTCGTATTCGACGAGTTCGGTGGACAGCCCGTAGTTCGCGAGGTCCCGGACCCGGAGCCGTCGCCCGACGGCGTCGTCGTCCGGGTCGGGGCGACGGGGCTGTGCCGCAGCGACTGGCACGGCTGGATGGGCCACGACGAAGGCATTGCCACTCCGCACGTCCCCGGTCACGAACTGGCGGGCGTCGTCCACTCCGTCGGCCGCGACGTCGTCCGCTGGAGCCCTGGGGACCGGGTGACCGTGCCGTTCATCTGCGCCTGCGGGCGTTGCGCCGCCTGCGCCGACGGCAACCAGCAGGTGTGCGAGCGGCAGGAGCAGCCGGGGTTCACGCACTGGGGCTCCTTCGCCGAGTACGTCCCGCTCCGCCACGCGGACACCAACCTGGTGGCGCTGCCGGAGACCATGTCGTTCACCACCGCCGCGAGCCTCGGCTGCCGCTTCGCCACCGCGTTCCGCGCGGTGGCCGGCCAGGGCCGGGTGCGGCCGGGGGAGTGGGTCGCGGTGCACGGCTGCGGCGGAGTGGGCCTCTCCGCTGTGATGATCGCCGCGGCCTGCGGGGCCCGGGTCGTCGCCGTGGACGTCTCGCCGGGTGCGCTGGAAATGGCCCGTACCTTCGGCGCGGAGGTCTGTCTGGACGCCTCCGCGCCGGCCGGGGGCGAGGTCGGCGCGGCGCTGCGTGATCTGACCGGCGGCGGCGCCCACCTCTCACTCGACGCCCTCGGCGCCCCGGTGACCTGCGTGAACTCCGTGCAGAGCCTGCGCAGGCAGGGCCGGCACGTGCAGGTCGGCCTCCTCCCGTCGGGTGTCGGGCTGCCCATGGACCGGGTGGTCGCCCTCGAGCTGGAGATCCTCGGCAGCCACGGTATGGCGGCCCACGCCTACCCCGAGATGATGGCCATGGTCGCCTCCGGCGCGCTGCGGCCGGACCTCCTGGTCACCAAGGAGATCGGCCTCGACGCCGCACCCGACGCCCTGACGGCGCTCGGCACCGCGTCCGGCACCGGGGTCACGGTGATCGTCCCGGGCGCCTGA